In one Poecilia reticulata strain Guanapo linkage group LG8, Guppy_female_1.0+MT, whole genome shotgun sequence genomic region, the following are encoded:
- the LOC103469024 gene encoding phospholipid transfer protein-like, whose protein sequence is MTSSTCSFLFLSFMFSSFGLVDPTALKVRITNHALNMLRDEALAMFQEQVEGKVFEGFQFLNCKFSNVKLTGVNVNEAHLSFLENYGFKFVIQNFGFTLNFDVNVNLCFFQPGTSREFIFTGAAVNMEAGLARNKKGGLAADMRACQASANQIRFVGAAQFGNLQKRAEENIAAYLISNKICPIFKNYLLDLVNSIPMVASLPLDLGINFDYTLTRDIQVTATSLDMTFKGLAYRQPQPPPVVQKVVEPVFTENDLMAYVGISEFFFNSAARCLYEAGFLTDRINSRAMEAASRVKQFFTQPWNLDQPLKSQVGLTEAPTISITQRDGFIFNMRIRVKVTAREARTPDVFSVSAVCPVSMMVTIERNRLTLPSKDINCRIETSNTFKKVMVVPLNKLINNEATKFLSGWFGEGVEMPIPPEINFIQGNIRYEDGYVVVGGNLRPTPAGRQRVGEMVIGDGR, encoded by the exons ATGACTTCCTCTACCTGTTCGTTCCTCTTCCTcagcttcatgttttcctcctttGGACTCGTTGATCCCACCGCCCTTAAAGTCCGGATCACCAACCACGCCCTGAACATGT tgaGAGACGAAGCTCTTGCCATGTTTCAGGAgcaagtggaaggaaaagtgtTTGAAGGTTTCCAGTTTTTGAACTGTAAATTCAGCAA TGTGAAGTTAACTGGGGTCAATGTCAATGAAGCTCATCTTTCGTTCTTGGAGAACTATGGCTTTAAGTTCGTGATTCAAAACTTTGGCTTTACCTTGAACTTTGACGTCAACGTTAATCTTTGTTTCTT TCAACCAGGGACGTCCCGAGAATTCATCTTTACAGGTGCAGCCGTCAACATGGAGGCTGGTCTGGCCAGAAATAAAAAGGGAGGGCTGGCAGCTGACATGAGGGCCTGCCAGGCTTCAGCCAACCAAATTAGATTTGTTGGAGCAGCTCAATTCGG GAATCTTCAGAAGagagctgaagaaaacattGCGGCCTATTTAATCTCCAATAAG ATCTGCCCCATTTTCAAGAACTATCTTCTGGATTTGGTGAACAGTATTCCAATGGTTGCATCGCTTCCCCTAGACTTGGGCATCAACTTTGACTATACCCTAACCAGAGACATCCAAGTGACAGCTACAAGCCTGGACATGACTTTCAAA GGCCTGGCGTACAGGCAGCCACAGCCCCCTCCTGTGGTGCAAAAAGTCGTGGAGCCAGTTTTCACGGAGAACGACCTGATGGCTTATGTGGGCatctctgaattttttttcaactctGCTGCCAGATGCCTCTACGAAGCAGGATTCCTAACTGATAGG ATAAACTCAAGGGCCATGGAGGCCGCTTCAAGAGTCAAGCAGTTCTTCACA CAACCGTGGAACCTGGACCAACCTCTTAAAAGTCAGGTGGGGCTCACCGAAGCGCCAACCATCAGCATCACCCAGCGTGACGGTTTCATTTTCAACATGAGAATCAGAGTCAAGGTCACTGCCCGTGAAGCTAGAACGCCCGACGTCTTCTCCGTGTCCGCG gtttgccCTGTTAGCATGATGGTTACTATCGAGAGGAATCGTCTCACTTTGCCTTCGAAAGACATCAA ttgTCGAATTGAAACCAGCAATACATTTAAGAAAGTTATG GTAGTTCCTCTGAACAAGCTGATTAACAACGAAGCCACAAAGTTCCTGTCAG gttgGTTTGGTGAAGGAGTTGAGATGCCTATTCCTCCAGAAATTAACTTCATCCAGGGAAACATCCGATATGAAGAT GGCTACGTAGTGGTGGGAGGAAACCTGCGCCCCACTCCAGCTGGGAGGCAGAGAGTGGGAGAAATGGTGATAGGTGATGGGAGATAA
- the rdm1 gene encoding RAD52 motif-containing protein 1: MEVDILEFKVPMDNNKTVFVWDIPLVLTQDQIYEQLYHVFSSFGPLYLLKLCPNAPLHPPGFYAIIKFYSTAHAANAQRLTHGRPLLHSSALKVKLSSKQTPHFLSGRNAPLSHARCLELVNHYLGFNGWTSDIITLKELTSEEEGEDEEEDVGGARQRMRFGCIMKLSFPRYGVTTRGTAVVEETFTCTGPDVLLQRRCKLQRSVREKALVQAFSSVLLILLGNGKVMVELKQTSDQFEADETEDVLEVNEFFPSDEEEADDEDWDLTVS, translated from the exons atGGAGGTGGACATCCTGGAGTTCAAGGTTCCCATGGACAACAACAAAACCGTATTCGTTTGGGACATccctctggttctgacccaggaCCAGATTTAT GAGCAGCTCTATCACGTCTTCTCCTCATTTGGACCGCTCTACCTGTTGAAGTTGTGTCCCAACGCTCCGCTCCACCCACCTGGTTTCTACGCCATCATCAAGTTCTACTCTACTGCTCACGCCGCCAACGCCCAGAGACTCACACATGGACGCCCTCTGCTTCACAGCTCCGCCCTCAAG GTGAAGCTGAGTTCCAAGCAGACTCCCCACTTCCTGTCTGGCAGGAACGCTCCTCTGAGCCACGCCCGCTGCCTGGAACTGGTCAATCACTACCTGGGCTTCAATGGCTGGACCTCTGACATCATCACA CTGAAGGAGCTCACCAGTGAAGAAGAAGGtgaggatgaagaagaggatGTGGGTGGAGCCAGACAGAGGATGAGGTTCGGCTGTATAATGAAGCTTAGCTTCCCGCGTTACGGCGTGACGACCAGAGGAACCGCAGTGGTGGAGGAGACCTTCACCTGTACAG GTCCAGACGTCCTCCTGCAGAGGCGCTGCAAGCTGCAGCGGTCGGTCAGAGAGAAGGCCCTGGTCCAGGCCTTCTCCTCCGTGCTGCTCATACTTCTAG ggaaTGGTAAAGTGATGGTGGAGCTGAAACAGACCTCAGATCAGTTTGAAGCTGATGAGACTGAAGACGTCCTGGAG gtgaATGAGTTTTTCCcgtctgatgaagaggaggctgATGATGAAGACTGGGATCTGACCGTGTCTTAG